In Thermoanaerobaculia bacterium, a genomic segment contains:
- a CDS encoding GMC family oxidoreductase, translating to MNGVEIANLVRGRDVTANLQIDADVAIVGSGPGGSVAAYRLASAGARVVVLEEGGYHTRPEFRMQEEWSYPNLYQDHANRATDDLSITVLQGRSVGGGSTVNWTTSLRTPASTLDFWRRSRRVEGVTLEALGPHWDEIERRLGVHTMEPAEINENNRALMEGAKRLGYGFDLLPKNVSNCMLLGMCGLGCPVDAKQAMHLTYLPDAAARGAAVYADCRVTRLLRRGRRVTEAAAELLDASGDRPTGRRLTVRAKTFVLAAGAINSPRLLQRSGFPDPYKIVGRRTWIHPTLATAAHFDRKIEPYFGAPQTVGSRHFAVRPGKIGFFLETPPAQPMLAGLAHAGFGPEHRRAMKELPNTAVLIGLLVDGFLDGEHGGTVAERGNGRLSFSYERVPALAEAMRAAMKTMARVHLAAGAREVLTFHEPPLAIRSEGDLAKIDEASVAPNRCALFTAHQMGGLPMGEDPGIAVVDSRLKHHLFDNLYVMDGSVFPTSLGVNPMISILGVSSFAASALARRG from the coding sequence ATGAACGGCGTCGAGATCGCGAACCTGGTCCGCGGCCGCGACGTCACGGCCAATCTGCAAATCGACGCGGACGTCGCGATCGTCGGGAGTGGACCGGGCGGCTCGGTCGCGGCCTACCGCCTCGCATCGGCCGGGGCCCGCGTCGTCGTGCTCGAGGAAGGGGGCTACCACACGCGTCCGGAGTTCCGGATGCAGGAAGAGTGGTCGTACCCGAACCTCTACCAGGACCACGCCAACCGCGCGACCGACGACCTGTCGATCACGGTCCTCCAGGGACGGTCGGTGGGCGGGGGGTCGACCGTCAACTGGACGACGTCGCTCCGGACGCCCGCGTCGACGCTCGATTTCTGGAGGCGGTCGCGACGCGTGGAGGGCGTGACGCTCGAAGCGCTCGGGCCGCACTGGGACGAGATCGAGCGGCGGCTGGGCGTCCACACGATGGAGCCGGCCGAGATCAACGAGAACAATCGCGCCCTGATGGAGGGCGCCAAGCGCCTCGGCTACGGGTTCGACCTTTTGCCGAAGAACGTCTCGAACTGCATGCTCCTGGGAATGTGCGGCCTCGGCTGCCCCGTCGACGCGAAACAGGCGATGCACCTGACGTATCTCCCGGACGCGGCGGCGCGCGGAGCGGCCGTGTACGCGGACTGCCGCGTCACACGGCTCTTGCGGCGGGGACGGCGGGTCACCGAGGCGGCCGCCGAGCTCCTCGACGCCTCGGGAGACCGCCCGACCGGGCGGCGGCTCACGGTCCGCGCGAAGACGTTCGTGCTCGCCGCCGGAGCCATCAACTCGCCGCGCCTGCTCCAGCGCTCGGGTTTTCCCGACCCGTACAAGATCGTCGGCCGGCGCACGTGGATCCATCCCACGCTCGCGACGGCGGCGCATTTCGACCGGAAGATCGAGCCCTACTTCGGCGCGCCGCAGACGGTCGGCTCGCGCCACTTCGCCGTCCGGCCGGGGAAGATCGGGTTCTTCCTCGAAACGCCTCCGGCCCAGCCGATGCTCGCCGGCCTCGCGCATGCCGGGTTCGGCCCGGAGCACCGGCGAGCCATGAAAGAGCTTCCGAACACCGCGGTGCTCATCGGTCTCCTGGTCGACGGCTTCCTCGACGGCGAGCACGGCGGCACGGTCGCCGAGCGGGGGAACGGCCGGCTGTCGTTCTCCTACGAGCGCGTTCCCGCACTCGCGGAAGCGATGCGGGCGGCGATGAAGACGATGGCGCGCGTGCATCTGGCGGCCGGCGCACGGGAAGTCCTCACGTTCCACGAGCCGCCGCTCGCGATCCGTTCCGAGGGGGACCTGGCGAAGATCGACGAGGCCTCGGTCGCGCCGAACCGCTGCGCGCTGTTCACCGCCCACCAGATGGGCGGGCTGCCGATGGGGGAGGATCCGGGGATCGCGGTCGTCGACTCGCGCCTGAAGCACCACCTCTTCGACAACCTCTACGTGATGGACGGGTCGGTCTTCCCGACTTCGCTGGGGGTCAACCCGATGATTTCGATCCTCGG
- a CDS encoding gluconate 2-dehydrogenase subunit 3 family protein yields the protein MAHGAPPPAMTRRELVRRGIVGTILLAAAGATAAFWWPTRRRKPRPGLRVFDEREASILAAVAASVLAIEPGAPSAEDVDVVGRVDALLARSPAAVQREFARLLHLFENGTTGLITATGWTSFTAAGPATREARLRAWETSRIAIFRTGFQAMKRICCACYYSSPASWAAIGYPGPPDVLE from the coding sequence ATGGCTCACGGCGCTCCTCCTCCCGCGATGACCCGCCGCGAGCTCGTCCGCCGCGGAATCGTCGGCACGATCCTCCTGGCGGCCGCGGGAGCGACCGCCGCCTTCTGGTGGCCGACGCGCCGCCGAAAGCCGCGCCCGGGGCTCCGCGTTTTCGACGAGAGGGAGGCGTCGATCCTCGCGGCGGTCGCGGCATCGGTTCTCGCGATCGAGCCGGGGGCGCCGTCGGCGGAAGACGTCGACGTCGTCGGCCGCGTAGACGCTCTTCTCGCCCGGTCTCCGGCGGCCGTCCAGCGCGAGTTCGCGCGGCTCCTCCACCTCTTCGAGAACGGGACGACCGGATTGATCACCGCGACGGGATGGACCTCCTTCACCGCGGCGGGTCCCGCCACGCGCGAGGCGAGGCTGCGCGCCTGGGAGACGTCGCGGATCGCGATCTTCCGCACCGGCTTTCAGGCGATGAAGCGGATCTGCTGCGCCTGCTACTACTCCTCGCCGGCATCGTGGGCGGCCATCGGGTATCCCGGACCGCCGGACGTCCTCGAATGA
- a CDS encoding arsenate reductase family protein, whose translation MDGKFVVYQKPTCTKCRQAISRLKDAGADFETVDYFEDPLSREKLRSLLSRLDVPIREAVRWDEPVARKLELKKRDLTDDELVNLMAKHPDLIQRPIVVSGERAVLARPVEKLDALLRTRPK comes from the coding sequence GTGGATGGAAAGTTCGTCGTCTATCAGAAGCCCACGTGTACGAAGTGCCGGCAGGCCATCTCGCGCCTGAAGGACGCCGGCGCCGACTTCGAGACGGTCGACTACTTCGAGGATCCGCTCTCGAGGGAGAAGCTGCGTTCGCTGCTGTCCCGCCTCGACGTCCCGATCCGGGAGGCCGTCCGGTGGGACGAGCCCGTCGCGCGCAAGCTCGAGCTCAAGAAGCGCGACCTGACCGATGACGAGCTCGTCAACCTCATGGCCAAGCATCCCGACCTGATCCAGCGGCCGATCGTCGTCTCCGGCGAACGCGCGGTTCTCGCTCGGCCGGTGGAGAAGCTCGACGCGCTGCTCCGGACGCGGCCGAAGTAG